The Camelina sativa cultivar DH55 chromosome 14, Cs, whole genome shotgun sequence genome includes a window with the following:
- the LOC104741584 gene encoding transcription factor bHLH144-like has protein sequence MQNNNQYPHFSDEVDDRNMHHNPYASGSSFDALFPPCAKLPYHGVELQPSEVCPKNFVIFDQTYDHSQVMYHPELTHKLMNNPSLNALASTFQNEYVGSTYQNEYGGGSYYGNYEQEVSSSHQEDPNEIDALLSANEDYEDDDNEGHEEGDSEEVSTARNSYRDYGNSSAESCCSSYGYNNNNNNSNSNNNSRKQSLSGSASSSNDGKGRRKMKKMMGVLRRIVPGGEQMNTASVLDEAVQYLKSLKFEAQKLGVGHYSNQS, from the coding sequence ATGCAGAACAACAATCAGTATCCTCACTTCTCAGATGAAGTGGATGACAGAAACATGCACCACAACCCGTATGCATCAGGGTCATCCTTTGATGCTTTGTTCCCACCATGCGCAAAGTTGCCATACCATGGTGTTGAACTCCAACCGTCTGAGGTCTGTCCAAAGAATTTTGTCATCTTCGATCAAACATACGACCACAGCCAAGTGATGTACCATCCTGAGCTGACTCATAAGCTCATGAACAACCCATCATTGAACGCATTAGCTTCGACGTTTCAGAACGAGTATGTAGGTTCGACATATCAGAACGAGTATGGTGGGGGAAGTTATTATGGTAACTATGAACAAGAAGTTTCCTCTTCTCATCAAGAGGATCCGAATGAGATTGATGCCCTCTTGAGTGCAAATGAAGATTACGAAGATGATGACAATGAAGGTCATGAGGAAGGTGATTCAGAAGAGGTCAGCACTGCTCGTAATTCTTACAGAGATTATGGAAATAGTTCAGCTGAATCTTGTTGTTCCAGCTATggttataacaacaacaacaacaacagcaacagcaacaacaactcAAGGAAACAGAGTTTATCGGGCAGTGCTAGTAGTAGCAATGATGGGAAAGGACggagaaaaatgaagaaaatgatggGAGTGTTGAGGAGAATTGTCCCGGGAGGAGAACAGATGAATACAGCTTCCGTTCTTGATGAAGCTGTTCAGTACCTCAAATCACTTAAATTCGAAGCTCAGAAACTTGGCGTTGGACATTACTCGAACCAATCTTGA
- the LOC104741585 gene encoding mitochondrial inner membrane protease subunit 1-like: MASPSSFWSIASRQAMNSGLFLTKLYCFLHVTTNYLGFMAYAYGPSMTPTLHPSGSVLLAERISKRYQKPSRGDIVVIRSPENPNKTPIKRVIGVEGDCISFVADPVKSDKSQTIVVPKGHVFVQGDYTHNSRDSRTFGPVPYGLIQGRVLWRVWPFQDFGPLGPTPS; this comes from the exons ATGGCGTCTCCGTCGTCGTTCTGGAGCATAGCTTCTCGACAAGCTATGAACAGTGGTTTGTTTCTCACGAAACTCTACTGCTTCCTTCATGTAACCACCAACTATCTTGGATTCATGGCTTAT GCTTATGGTCCGAGCATGACTCCGACGCTTCATCCTTCAGGGAGTGTCTTATTAGCTGAGCGAATCTCTAAACGGTATCAGAAACCGAGTCGTGGAGATATAGTTGTGATAAGGTCTCCAGAGAATCCTAACAAGACTCCGATTAAGAGAGTTATTGGTGTTGAAGGTGATTGTATTAGCTTTGTGGCTGATCCAGTCAAGAGCGACAAATCCCAAACCATTGtg gTTCCTAAAGGACATGTCTTTGTTCAAGGTGACTATACTCATAACTCAAGAGACTCAAGAACCTTTGGTCCTGTACCTTACGGTCTTATTCAAGGCAGAGTGCTTTGGAGG GTTTGGCCATTTCAGGATTTTGGACCGCTTGGACCAACCCCTTCTTAG
- the LOC104741586 gene encoding agamous-like MADS-box protein AGL29, which yields MSSKKTKGKQRIKIKKIEKDEDRLVALSKRRNGIYTKLSELAILCGAHFAFLGYSASGKPYTFGSPSFQAVVERFLNGEASSSSSSSLQRSFFDAHHKAKIQELCELYNSLVDKAREEEAEEMKAAASVEPLPEDAWWKVDPMAVTDEEERKQLLEKFEGLYEKLCDEVDVRNQRGDAAAEN from the coding sequence ATGAGTTCCAAGAAAACCAAAGGAAAGCAAAGGATTAAgataaagaaaattgaaaaagacGAAGACAGGTTGGTCGCATTGTCAAAGCGCCGCAATGGTATCTACACCAAGCTTAGTGAGCTCGCTATTCTCTGCGGTGCCCACTTTGCATTTCTCGGGTACTCTGCCTCCGGGAAACCATACACATTCGGCAGTCCATCCTTCCAAGCCGTTGTGGAGCGGTTTCTAAACGGCGAAGcctcctcgtcttcttcttcttctttgcaacGATCGTTCTTTGATGCTCACCacaaagcaaagattcaagAACTTTGCGAACTGTACAACAGTTTGGTGGACAAGGCACGTGAAGAGGAAGCGGAAGAGATGAAGGCGGCTGCATCCGTGGAGCCGTTGCCAGAAGATGCGTGGTGGAAAGTGGATCCGATGGCGGTgactgatgaagaagagaggaaacagTTGCTAGAGAAGTTCGAAGGGCTCTATGAGAAACTGTGTGATGAAGTTGATGTTAGGAACCAGAGAGGAGATGCTGCTGCGGAAAATTAA
- the LOC104741587 gene encoding 60S ribosomal protein L18a-1, producing MGVFRLHQYQVVGRALPTEKDEQPKIYRMKLWATNEVLAKSKFWYFLRRQKKVKKSNGQMLAINEIFEKNPTTIKNFGIWLRYQSRTGYHNMYKEFRDTTLNGAVEQMYTEMASRHRVRFPCIQIIKTATVQANLCKRESTKQFHNSKIKFPLVFRKVRPPTRKLKTTYKASRPNLFM from the exons ATGGGAGTTTTCAGG CTTCACCAGTACCAGGTTGTCGGAAGAGCTCTCCCGACGGAGAAGGATGAGCAACCTAAGATTTACAGGATGAAGCTCTGGGCTACGAACGAGGTTCTTGCCAAGTCCAAGTTCTG GTACTTCTTGAGGAGGcaaaagaaggtgaagaagagtaATGGACAGATGCTAGCCATCAACGAG ATCTTTGAGAAGAACCCAACAACGATCAAGAACTTTGGAATCTGGCTGAGATACCAGAGTCGTACAGGTTACCATAACATGTACAAAGAGTTCCGTGACACAACTTTGAACGGAGCAGTGGAGCAAATGTACACCGAGATGGCATCAAGGCACAGAGTCAGGTTCCCTTGCATTCAGATCATCAAGACAGCTACAGTCCAAGCCAACCTCTGCAAGAGAGAGAGCACTAAACAGTTTCACAACAGCAAGATCAAGTTCCCTTTGGTCTTCAGGAAGGTTAGACCTCCCACCAGAAAGCTCAAGACCACCTACAAGGCTTCCAGGCCTAACTTGTTCATGtag
- the LOC104741588 gene encoding 60S ribosomal protein L18a-like protein, translating to MDEEAAKPRDSTVNQQQQQQYYYGTFQGVANYPTPTAPPQYLPPSQHPIPTYPGHAYQNFQGPPGGGFVNYAQGFPVVPDYTVVEVRPMMREHDLPCCGLGMGWFLFIMGFLFGGIPWYLGAFIILVTSVDHREKAGYVACSIASVVYFIGVMLGMTGDVNIW from the exons ATGGACGAAGAGGCAGCAAAACCTAGAGACTCCACCGTgaatcagcagcagcagcaacaataCTATTACGGAACGTTTCAAGGCGTTGCAAATTATCCTACTCCGACTGCTCCACCGCAATATCTACCGCCGTCGCAGCATCCGATTCCTACGTATCCTGGACATGCTTATCAGAATTTCCAAG GTCCTCCTGGTGGTGGTTTTGTGAATTATGCTCAAGGGTTCCCAGTTGTTCCTG atTATACGGTGGTTGAGGTGAGACCGATGATGAGAGAGCATGACCTTCCTTGCTGTGGCTTGGGCATGGGATGGTTTCT GTTTATCATGGGTTTCTTGTTCGGTGGGATCCCGTGGTACCTCGGAGCTTTTATTATTCTAGTCACATCTGTTGATCATCGCGAGAAGGCTGGTTACGTTGCCTGCTCAATCGCA TCTGTTGTCTATTTCATCGGCGTCATGCTCGGGATGACTGGGGATGTTAACATCTGGTGA
- the LOC104741589 gene encoding uncharacterized protein LOC104741589, whose amino-acid sequence MAMNSISGCRLGSIFMFLFSLSIAVLVAIAEDKAPLVEDGLVINGDFETSPSNGFPDDGVTDGLSQIPGWKLNGTVELINSGQKQGGMILIVPQGRHAVRLGNDAEISQDLTVEKGFVYSVTFSAARTCAQLESINVSVASVNADADDMGASRNVDLQTLYNVQGWDPYAWAFEAEEDHVRLVFKNPGMEDDPTCGPIIDDIAIKKLFTPDKPKDNAVINGDFEEGPWMFRNTSLGVLLPTNLDEEISSLPGWTVESNRAVRFVDSDHFSVPGGKRAVELLSGKEGIISQLVETKADKPYLLSFSLGHAGDKCKEPLAIMAFAGDQAQNYHYMAQANSSFEKVGLNFTAKADRTRVAFYSVYYNTRTDDMSSLCGPVIDDVRVWFSGSKRVGAGFGFWVSVLFLLAIGLF is encoded by the exons aTGGCTATGAACTCCATATCTGGGTGCAGATTGGGTtccattttcatgtttttgtttagtCTCTCCATCGCCGTCTTAGTCGCCATCGCCGAAGACAAGGCTCCGCTTGTCGAAGATG GTTTGGTGATAAACGGTGACTTCGAAACATCACCGTCAAATGGATTCCCAGACGACGGAGTAACCGACGGACTATCCCAGATTCCGGGCTGGAAATTAAACGGCACGGTGGAGCTAATTAATTCCGGTCAAAAACAAGGAGGAATGATCCTGATCGTCCCACAAGGCAGACACGCCGTCCGATTAGGCAACGACGCAGAGATCAGCCAAGATCTAACGGTTGAGAAAGGTTTCGTCTACTCTGTCACGTTCAGCGCTGCCCGCACGTGCGCTCAACTCGAGTCAATTAATGTGTCGGTAGCGTCTGTGAACGCAGACGCGGACGATATGGGCGCGTCGCGTAACGTGGATTTGCAAACGCTTTATAACGTTCAGGGTTGGGATCCTTACGCGTGGGCGTTTGAAGCTGAAGAGGATCACGTACGTTTGGTTTTTAAGAATCCTGGTATGGAAGATGACCCCACTTGTGGTCCTATCATCGATGACATTGCTATTAAGAAGCTCTTTACTCCTGATAAACCCAAAG ATAACGCGGTGATCAATGGAGATTTTGAAGAAGGTCCATGGATGTTCAGGAACACGTCCCTTGGTGTACTGCTACCGACAAACCTCGACGAAGAGATATCTTCTCTTCCGGGTTGGACTGTTGAATCGAACCGGGCGGTCCGGTTTGTAGACTCGGATCACTTCTCAGTTCCGGGTGGTAAACGAGCCGTGGAGCTTCTCTCGGGCAAAGAAGGCATTATTTCTCAACTGGTCGAGACCAAGGCTGATAAGCCGTACTTATTGTCATTCTCGCTCGGCCACGCTGGTGATAAATGCAAGGAACCGTTGGCTATAATGGCTTTCGCAGGTGATCAGGCGCAGAACTATCATTACATGGCGCAAGCGAACTCGAGTTTCGAAAAGGTTGGTTTGAATTTCACGGCAAAGGCTGATCGAACCAGAGTTGCGTTCTATAGTGTTTATTACAATACGAGGACTGATGATATGAGCTCCTTGTGTGGACCCGTGATTGATGACGTTAGAGTTTGGTTCTCCGGGTCGAAGAGAGTCGGAGCTGGGTTCGGATTCTGGGTTTCGGTTTTATTTCTTCTGGCTATCGGTTTGTTTTAG